The following proteins are encoded in a genomic region of Chloroflexota bacterium:
- a CDS encoding helix-turn-helix domain-containing protein, giving the protein MSDQQPASDAAPQSPVTAGQILRDMRHAHGYSLEQLAVLTRLRPERIAALEHDDFVHAPFRAYIVGHIRVYARGLGEDPTPALDALMLQLGPPAGDSVALESDASGSMLGRQQVPYLLVALGVVILVVALLLIARNNPAAEPAESVVASSPAVAAVVPETAAAPELVLAVTADREAFLEAIVDGEVVFSSLVAAGEFHTWTGSESVRIKSDDGGALQIRVDGVPVSDGLTEGRELDRTWSPAGQ; this is encoded by the coding sequence GTGTCTGACCAACAACCCGCCAGCGACGCCGCGCCGCAGAGCCCGGTGACCGCCGGCCAGATACTGCGCGACATGCGCCACGCGCACGGCTATTCGCTCGAGCAGTTGGCGGTTCTGACCCGCCTGCGCCCGGAGCGCATCGCCGCCCTCGAGCACGACGATTTCGTGCATGCCCCGTTCCGAGCCTACATCGTCGGCCACATCCGGGTTTACGCCCGGGGGCTGGGCGAGGATCCCACTCCGGCGCTGGACGCCCTGATGTTGCAACTGGGACCCCCGGCGGGCGATTCCGTCGCCCTCGAATCAGACGCCTCGGGCTCGATGCTCGGTCGTCAGCAGGTGCCCTATTTGCTCGTGGCGCTGGGCGTGGTGATTCTGGTGGTGGCCCTTTTGTTGATCGCCCGCAACAATCCCGCCGCCGAACCCGCCGAGTCCGTAGTCGCAAGCTCGCCGGCCGTCGCCGCGGTGGTCCCTGAAACAGCCGCCGCGCCTGAATTGGTGCTTGCGGTGACTGCCGACCGCGAGGCGTTTCTGGAAGCGATCGTGGATGGCGAGGTTGTTTTCAGCAGCCTGGTGGCGGCTGGCGAATTCCACACCTGGACCGGCAGCGAATCGGTCCGCATCAAGAGCGATGACGGCGGCGCCCTGCAGATCCGGGTCGACGGGGTGCCGGTCAGCGACGGCCTGACCGAGGGACGCGAACTGGATAGGACCTGGTCCCCGGCCGGCCAATAG
- a CDS encoding nitroreductase yields the protein MQNDAIPAKPAKTSRPLIDEIRQRWSPRAFDPDREIDPETLTTLLEAARWAPSSFNDQPWRYLVFDRSDPQARAKAEACLFDGNSWARNAAVLIISAGARTSSRTGRPNRFVLHDTGMATMNLILQAISHGLVSHQMGGYDRERARAEFDIPEEFELASMIAIGYAGDPATLPPEVGEREAAPRQRSQISDFVFAGTWGRPLEDG from the coding sequence ATGCAAAACGACGCGATTCCGGCCAAACCGGCCAAAACATCCCGGCCGCTGATCGATGAAATCAGGCAGCGATGGAGTCCCCGGGCATTCGATCCGGACCGGGAAATCGACCCTGAGACCCTGACGACGCTGCTGGAGGCCGCCCGCTGGGCCCCCTCGTCATTCAACGACCAGCCCTGGCGCTACCTGGTCTTTGACCGCAGCGACCCGCAGGCCCGGGCCAAGGCCGAGGCCTGCCTCTTCGACGGCAATTCCTGGGCCCGCAATGCCGCCGTGCTGATCATCTCGGCCGGGGCCCGGACATCGTCACGAACCGGCCGGCCGAACAGATTCGTCCTGCACGACACCGGCATGGCCACCATGAACCTGATCCTGCAGGCGATCTCGCACGGGCTGGTTTCACACCAGATGGGCGGCTACGACCGCGAACGCGCGCGGGCCGAGTTCGACATCCCGGAAGAATTCGAGCTGGCCTCGATGATCGCGATCGGTTACGCTGGCGACCCCGCTACGCTGCCGCCGGAGGTTGGCGAGCGCGAGGCAGCGCCCCGCCAGCGCAGTCAAATCTCAGATTTCGTGTTCGCCGGTACCTGGGGCCGTCCACTGGAGGACGGCTGA